The DNA window CCGAGCTGGACGAGCTGATGGATGAAGCGGCCTACAAGAAATTCATCGAGGGCCTGGACTGAGCACTGCGGGGTCTTTCGCCCCCGTGCCAGTGACAGGTTCCGGAGCAGCCGGCCCCGCCAGCGGGCGGGGCACAGCTGTCCTTTATTTGAAGAAAGGTTGCCGGGGGCATCTTCGGGTGCGCACCGGAGGACCGCAGGAGAACTGGAATGACAGAGACACGCCCGACGCTGAAAGAGCTGGAAGCCGCTGACGACTTCGCCAATCGGCATATCGGTCCTGATGAAGCCGAAAGCATCGCCATGCTGAAGACACTCGGGCTCTCGTCGCTCGATGAACTGGTCGAAAAGACGGTTCCTGGCAAGATCCGCGCCGACCTGCCGGACCTTCCCGAGGCGCGCAGCGAAGCCCAGGTGCTGGGCAAGCTGCGTGAACTGGCCGGCCGCAACCAGCCCCTGACCTCCCTGATCGGTCAGGGCTATCACGACTGCATCCTGCCGCCGGTCATCCAGCGCAACCTGCTGGAAAACCCCGGCTGGTACACGGCCTATACTCCCTATCAGGCCGAGATCGCCCAGGGGCGCCTGGAGGCCCTGATCAATTTCCAGCAGATGGTCATCGATCTGACCGGCCTGGACCTGGCCAATGCCTCCATGCTGGACGAGGCCACGGCGGCGGCGGAAGCCATGACGCTGATGCGCCGCATGGGCAAGAACAAGTCGCCGCGCTGCTTCGTGGCCGAGGACATGCATCCGCAGACCCTGGCCGTACTGGAAACGCGCGCGAAACCCCTGGGTATCGAGCTGGACATCGGCGACCCGGACAGCGACTTCGAGGCCTCTGATTATTTCGGGGTCATCCTGCAGTATCCCAACACCTACGGCAGCATCGGCGATCACGCCAAGCTGGCCGAACGCTGTCACGAGGGCGGCGCTCTGGTGACCGTGGCAAGCGACCTCTTGAGCCTGCTGAAGTTGACGCCTCCGGGCGAGTGGGGTGCGGACATCGTGGTGGGCAGTGCCCAGCGCTTCGGCGTGCCCATGTCCTATGGCGGCCCGCACGCAGCCTTCTTCGCCACGCGCGATACCTACAAGCGTGCGATCCCGGGGCGCATCGTGGGAGTTTCCACGGACAGCAACGGCGATCCGGCTTTCCGCCTGGCGCTGCAGACGCGCGAACAGCACATTCGCCGTGAGAAGGCGACCAGCAACATCTGCACGGCACAGGTGCTGCTGGCCGTGATCGCCGGTTTCTACGCCGTCTGGCACGGTCCATTGGGCCTGAAGCGGATCGCCGACCGCGTGCATCGCTTCACCGGCATCCTGGCCCAAGGGCTGGACAAGCTGGGCTACGAAGTGGTCAACGACAGCTGGTTCGACAGCCTGACGGTCAAGGCCGGCCCCGAGATTCTTGAGCGCGCCCGCGAGGCCGGGATCAATCTGCGTCCGGTCGACGAGGCTCATGTGGGGCTCTCGCTCGATGAAACGACGACGCGTGAGACGCTCCAGACGGTCCTGGCGGTTTTTGCCGGCAAGCAGGATCATGGCCTGGATCTGCTGAAGCTGGACGAGGCGGCGGAAAGCGGTGTTCCCAAGGCGTTGCAGCGCAAGAGCGACTACCTGACCCATCCGGTCTTCAACAGCTATCACTCCGAGACCGAGATGCTGCGCTACCTGCGGCGCCTGCGCGAGAAGGACATCGCACTGGACCGCTCGATGATCCCGCTGGGCTCCTGCACCATGAAGCTTAACGCGGCGGCCGAGATGATGGCCATTACCTGGCGCGGGTTCGCCGCCATGCACCCCTTTGCGCCGACCGACCAGGCCCAGGGCTACATGGAGCTGATCGAGAACCTTGAAGAGTGGCTGGCGCGTATCACCGGCTTTGATGCCGTGTCCCTGCAGCCCAATGCCGGCAGCCAGGGCGAATACGCCGGTCTGCTCGCCATCCGCGCCTATCACGACAGCCGCGGCGACGACCAGCGCACGGTCTGCCTGATCCCCAGCTCTGCCCACGGTACCAATCCGGCCAGCGCGATCATGGCCGGCATGGATGTGGTGGTCGTCGGCTGCGACGAGGAGGGCAACATCGACCTGGCCGATCTGGAGAAAAAGGCCAGCGACAAGGCCGAAAGCCTGGCCGCGCTGATGGTCACCTATCCCTCGACCCATGGTGTGTTCGAGGAGGAGATCCGCCGTATCTGCGAGATCATTCATGAGAACGGCGGCCAGGTCTACATGGACGGCGCCAACCTGAACGCCATGGTGGGTCTCTGCCAGCCGGGACAGTTCGGTCCGGACGTGGCGCACCTGAACCTGCACAAGACCTTCTGCATCCCGCATGGCGGGGGTGGTCCGGGTGTCGGTCCCATCGGGGTGCGCGATCACCTGGCACCCTTCCTGCCGAACCATCCGGTGGTCAAGGAATGCGGGCCGGAAGGCGGCGTGGGGCCCGTGGCCGCCGCCCCCTGGGGATCGGCCGGTATCCTGCCCATCACCTGGGCCTATCTGGCCTTGATGGGACCGGAAGGCCTGAAGAAGGCCAGCCAGACGGCGATCCTGAACGCCAACTACATGGCCAAGCGTCTGGAGGGGCACTACGACGTGCTCTACAAGGGGCGCAACGGCCTGGTGGCCCACGAATGCATTCTGGATACCCGTGACTTCAAGGATACGGCGGGCATCTCCGTGGACGATATTGCCAAGCGCCTGATGGACTTCGGCTTCCACGCGCCGACCATGTCCTGGCCGGTGGCCGGGACGCTGATGGCCGAGCCGACGGAATCGGAATCCCGCGCCGAACTGGATCGCTTCTGCCAGGCCATGATCACCATCCGCAAGGAGATCGCGGCCATCGAGAAGGGCGAGGCGGACAAGGAGGACAACCCCTTGCGCAATGCACCGCATACGGCCGAGGCGGTCCTGTCCGAAGACTGGAGCCACGCCTACAGCCGGGACCAGGCCGCCTATCCGCTGAACAGCCTGCGCGATGCCAAATACTGGCCGCCGGTGGGCCGTATCGACAACGTGGCCGGCGACCGCAACCTTGTCTGCACCTGTCCGCCGCTCAGTGCCTATCAGGAAGCTGCCGAGTAAGGCGCACCAGGCGTCGACATGGCGCCTTTAATCTCAGGGTGTATTGTCGTTCGCAGGCAGATGGCCTAACGTAAGTTGCAGCACCGCAGCCCTTATTGCGACTGCGGTGCTGGTTTCGTCTGTCCTGCCTGAGCGTCTCATGGTCTACCCGCATACCATTCAGCCGCACCGCATGATCTGGAAAGGGTCCTGCAAGCCGCAGGACCTGCCGGAAACGGTTGCGCGCGAGATGAGCGAGGCGCAAAGGGAGGTTACGGGTTACTGGTACAGCCTGAAGCCGGCGGAAGGCCTGCCGGCACGCAGCCGTTTCGACCCGCTTGAAGTCTGGACACGGGTGGCCAGCATTACCCTGTTGCAGGTCCTGGGGGATGGAGAGGACATTGTCTTTCGTCTGGTCGGACAGGATTTCGCGGATCGGGCCGGCTCGAACCTGCGCGGGCAGCGCTTCACCAAGGTGGGCAACCCGGACGAGGTCCCGCAGATCCAGGCGGCGCTGAAGGACATGTTGCGCGATCCACGTCCGGTCCTGCACGCGGGAACGCTGTCCACCTTTGACCGAGGCCATGTGGGCTATCGACGTCTGGCCGTGGGCTTTGCCGAACAGGACGGCGGTCCTCTTGCCCATATCCTCTGTTGTTACGCTTTCGAGTCCTGACACGCAAAAGGGGCCCGGCGAAGCGGGCCCCTGACGTTGCGATTGGCCGTCTCGGTAAAACTCAGCCGCGGCGGTTCTGCTTGCCCAGGGATTCCAGGGCCACGCCCGCCAGCAGCTCGACACCGAAGGGAATGGCCTTGTCATTGAAGTCATACCCTGGATTGTGCAGCCCGTGGGTATGTTCCTCGTCGCCTGATCCCAGGTGGATGTAGGCACCGG is part of the Fodinicurvata sediminis DSM 21159 genome and encodes:
- the gcvP gene encoding aminomethyl-transferring glycine dehydrogenase, producing the protein MTETRPTLKELEAADDFANRHIGPDEAESIAMLKTLGLSSLDELVEKTVPGKIRADLPDLPEARSEAQVLGKLRELAGRNQPLTSLIGQGYHDCILPPVIQRNLLENPGWYTAYTPYQAEIAQGRLEALINFQQMVIDLTGLDLANASMLDEATAAAEAMTLMRRMGKNKSPRCFVAEDMHPQTLAVLETRAKPLGIELDIGDPDSDFEASDYFGVILQYPNTYGSIGDHAKLAERCHEGGALVTVASDLLSLLKLTPPGEWGADIVVGSAQRFGVPMSYGGPHAAFFATRDTYKRAIPGRIVGVSTDSNGDPAFRLALQTREQHIRREKATSNICTAQVLLAVIAGFYAVWHGPLGLKRIADRVHRFTGILAQGLDKLGYEVVNDSWFDSLTVKAGPEILERAREAGINLRPVDEAHVGLSLDETTTRETLQTVLAVFAGKQDHGLDLLKLDEAAESGVPKALQRKSDYLTHPVFNSYHSETEMLRYLRRLREKDIALDRSMIPLGSCTMKLNAAAEMMAITWRGFAAMHPFAPTDQAQGYMELIENLEEWLARITGFDAVSLQPNAGSQGEYAGLLAIRAYHDSRGDDQRTVCLIPSSAHGTNPASAIMAGMDVVVVGCDEEGNIDLADLEKKASDKAESLAALMVTYPSTHGVFEEEIRRICEIIHENGGQVYMDGANLNAMVGLCQPGQFGPDVAHLNLHKTFCIPHGGGGPGVGPIGVRDHLAPFLPNHPVVKECGPEGGVGPVAAAPWGSAGILPITWAYLALMGPEGLKKASQTAILNANYMAKRLEGHYDVLYKGRNGLVAHECILDTRDFKDTAGISVDDIAKRLMDFGFHAPTMSWPVAGTLMAEPTESESRAELDRFCQAMITIRKEIAAIEKGEADKEDNPLRNAPHTAEAVLSEDWSHAYSRDQAAYPLNSLRDAKYWPPVGRIDNVAGDRNLVCTCPPLSAYQEAAE
- a CDS encoding PAS domain-containing protein, giving the protein MVYPHTIQPHRMIWKGSCKPQDLPETVAREMSEAQREVTGYWYSLKPAEGLPARSRFDPLEVWTRVASITLLQVLGDGEDIVFRLVGQDFADRAGSNLRGQRFTKVGNPDEVPQIQAALKDMLRDPRPVLHAGTLSTFDRGHVGYRRLAVGFAEQDGGPLAHILCCYAFES